The Bradyrhizobium sp. CCGB01 genome segment CCCGAGCAAGACCCCCACCGGCAGAAGGCGCCAAACCTCCATTGAACGTGGGCGCGGAATCTCAGGCCGAGCTAAAGGCGAAAGGCGCATAGAATCCATTCTTGCCGCTAATCTCCCACTGGAGATCAAAGTCTTTGTACGCGGTATGCGTCGATTTCGCGAGCACGTGTGGAAGCGCTCTTCCTAGCAAGTTCTCGACACGAATCTCCTTGCCGCCGAACCCCTCGATCGCGGTGATGTCAGCATCCCCGATTCCAGCAATGGTCATCTTCCACTGCCGTCCTTGGCCCTCGAACGTGATTGGCACGAACTTGACGCCGAGCACTTCGGCGACCAATCGGGCCTGCGCCGCGAACGCACCACCAGGCTTGAAGGAGAAGATCGCGCTCAGTGCCTCGCGCTGTTCCGGGCTTGCCCGCTCGTCGATGTAAAACGCCCCCCGCCAATTGCCTTTAGCCATATGGCCCGGCAAGGAGTTCATTCTCACCACATTCAATCCATCGAGCGCGACATCGCCTTTCCGGCCGGACTCGATATGGTAGCCAAGAAGGACCCCACATGTGCCGGGCGTCGGGACATTACCCACAACGCAGGGACACATTGCTTCGCAATTGCAGGCTTCCATAAAGAGGCCTTTGACGTTCCACGTGCTTTTCTCCTCCGCCGCTTCCGCAACTCGGACGGGGCGTAGCGCGCTTAGAACAGACGCAGCAGTTATTGAGCCAGCAATGTCGAGCAAACGGCGACGGGAGAATGGTGTCATCGTAACCTCCCCGCGTACGCTGATCAGCGTATTAGACGCGTTACCCGTATGAAAGGTTAGGGTCACTCGGCCTTGATGTCACAGGGCTCCTGAAGTGAGTATAGCCCTGTGGCCGATCCGTGGGTAGCAGCTTTCCAAGGTCCCTGAAAAGGCGGATTTGGGTAGCAGCTTTGACGTACTTTTCATGCTGGGAACAAAAAAGGCCAAGCCCGGCGCAACCGTCAGCGCCGCCGAGCCATCTCGAAGGCGCGATGAAAACGAAAAATCGACCAAACGTCCGTTCGGTTACACGATCTCAACCGCCACATCGTTTCCAAGCACAGCGAGGTCATCGTCCAGCTGCAAAATCCGGCGCAATACTAAGCCTGAGACGATCAACCACTCGCCAGGCCTATTGCCCTCGCCAATAACCACCGTAGCATTTTGATCTGGCAGCGCTCGAAGCGCGTCTACAAGTTCGCGAACTTTCATTGACATCGCCCTCTCGGCTAGAGGCTGCCTCAATGGCAAGTTCATAGCGGCGAGCGCCTAGGTATCGCGCGAATAATTCACGGTCGCATGCACTGGCCGCTCGGATCTATCGCGCGAAGGTCTGCAGCCCGATAGCAACGCCTCGAAGACTCCACGTGCTCGATCAACCCGATCGACGTTTCACCGTTCCCTCTCTCCTGCCGGTTTTTCCCGATTGTTTTGATGGTCCCGCAAGATAGAGACTCGCCATGGGCCTAACATCTCGGCGCATCGACGAAAGTCAGAAACGGGTCACTTCCGACATGAACTTGAACTATCTGCATGTCTGCTTCAACAAGCGGATATCAACGCCCCAGCAGCTTCGCTCCGTTCGCAGCGATCGTCAGCAGCACCGCGACGAAGCCGAGGCCGCCGGCAATCCAGGCGCGCTGTCTTCGTCACTTCTGCACCGGCTTGATCGTTGAGACAGGCCACTTCCCAGGATGGCCAGCGATGGAAAGCCGCAAGCCGTGCGCTTCGTCCAAATATAGTCCCTCGACGGTCCCGGCCTTACCGTCCGTAAGCACGACCGCCCTGCCGATCAATTCCGTCTCGGCCTTGTGATATTCTCGCATAATCGCGGCGGCATGCTCTTTAGCTCGGGGCATTGCCTCTCAATCGCATTAGAGCGACGGTGCAGATGCAAACTTGGAAAATTAAGCAGCGTTCCCTTTGAGAACACCTCGGCCGACGGAGCCAGCTCTTTTACCGGGCTCGACGGCGGCCCCGGCGCCGCTTCGGCAGCGGAACACAACGAGCAGAGTGCTGACCGTTCTCAGGCCAAGCGCCGTCAAATATTGATCTCTCGGATTGCAAGTTCGGCGTTCGTGGTCCGGAGCTGCTACCTAAAATATCATATGCACGATTGAGCTGAGGACATCTCGCAGAATTTGCGCCTTTGGAACGCCGTATTCCAAAGCCTGTTGTCTTTACAGAAATGACCCCATCCCTTGGAGCGTCAGATGAGCAAACGTAAGCTGGCAACAGCGTCGAAGCGCGTCCGCAACCCGAAAAAGACCGCGCGGGCCCAACGAAACAAGCAAGCCCTTGTTAGAAGTTCGAGAGACGATCTGCACTCTGTGGCTGCAGCGGCGATTGAACGGCCTCTTAAGCTTCATAACGATCTAAAGCCCGACGCTCCACTCCGCGAGCCTCGGGTGGATGCGTTACCAGCTGACCTCAGTCAGGGGATGAGAGATAGCGATTCAACGACAGGCATCGCTTTGGCGACGTCAAACCTGCAGGCTTATCAAGCGAAACTTCTCGAGATAGCCCAAGACAACGGGCAATTTGCTTTTGAATTCGGTCTGAGGCTTGCGGCGATCAGGTCGCCAATTGAATTCTTCGCCGTTGTTACCGAATTTTCAAGAAGACGGATCGACATGTTCGGGCAGCATTCGAGAGAAATTGCTGCATATCCGTTCTGGCGGACCGAAGCGTCCCGGAAGCTGACGACTCTGCCGGGACGATGACGGCAAGCCGCAACGCTGCGGCAAACGGACGGACGCAAGCGGATCGCGCACACCGACGGTTTGCTTGCTTCGGCTGAAGGGCTATTCGCTTCGACGTGAGCTTACGCGCGACCCTAGTGAGCTCTCCGGTGCGAATGTCGGCTTTTCGAGCAAGGGTCCTCGGCTATTCCGCCCATTCGATGTACCGCGCCAGCGCGGACGATCTAAGGATTGACCAATGTCTACAACTGAAACCGTCCTGCTGATCGTTTTGGCCGGACTTCTCATTCTGTTACTCGGCAATATCGCGTTTCAGGTGGCCGCGGAGCGAAAAAATCCACCAATCGGCATCTTCATCGAGTGCGACGGAGTGCACCTGCATTATATCGAACGCGGTGATGCCGGCGCGCCTTGCGTGGTCCTGTTCCACGGGAATGGCACCATGATTCAGGATCTCATCCTAAGCGGTCTGGTCGACCGCCTGGCGCACAACTATCGCGTCATTTGCTTCGACCGGCCCGGGTTTGGTTACAGCGACCGTCCGCGGACGCGCATCTGGACGCCCAAAACGCAAGCTTCCTTGTTCGCTATGGCTCTTGATCAGCTTGGAGTGCGCCAACCCGTGGTGCTCGGCCACTCCTGGGGAACGCTGGTGGCGATCGCGCTGGCGCTGCGAAGCGGCCATGCCGTGAGCGGGCTCGTGCTTGCGTCTGGCTATTATTTTCCAACCTCTCGGATGGACTTTTGGCTCATGTCGGGTCCGGCACTGCCACTGCTCGGCGATCTGATGCGCTACACGATCTCGCCGATCATATCGTGGGCCATTATGCCGAAGCTAATGCGCACGCTGTTCGCGCCGCGCGCGGTTCCGCCGGCATTCAAGAACGAGTTTCCGCTCTCGATGGCTCTCCGGCCCAAGCAATTGAGGGCGGCCGCCGAGGAGAGCGCGTTCCTCATCCCAGCTGCCGCGCAGTTGCAGCGTCAGTATCAGGACATACGGTGCCCCGTTAGGATCGTGCATGGAACGGCTGACCGGCTCATCGAGGCCGACCAGTCGCGCCGCCTGCACGAGGCGTTGCCCCGCTCCCTGCTACATCTGGTCGAGAATGCCGGTCACATGGTTACCTATGCAGATCCGCTTGCAATAGCGGATGCCGTGGCGACGCTAGCGCTCACCGCACCGACGAGGATCGCGTAGGCCTTTCCGCCGCCCGCATGAGGTTTCGGCACAGTTGGCGCAGCGTTTGCGCCCGCTGAAGCCTTTGCGACTCTCGTCGAACTTACTGGTGTTCGAGGACGCGGAGATCGTCCAGCAGCTCGGCCTCCAGCAACTTGATGTGCTGAGCTTGTCGGATCTTCCGGAAACTCCTTGGCGAGCCGCAGGCAACGATGCAGTCGCTCCTGCAGAACCCGCTTGTCTCGGTCCCGATGAGAAGGAGAACGCTGATGAAGGGCGATATAGGCATGCTTTTCCGCAACTTTTTTCCCGCCCTCCCCCGACCAAGATTTCACTGCGCTGGCTTGCTGATTGAGACGCGCGGAAACGCGCCCACGCGGCACGCCCGTTGACTTGCAGCACGCTCGTTGACTTGCAGTACATGCAAAATATAGTTGTCCTTCTCAAAGAAAGTGGAGTTTCATCGGCGGTCTGATGGTGCGGCGTATTCCCTTCGTCGTACCGAGCTCGGTCCCGACGTGGGGCCGTTCACGCTGCATATTCATTCATAGCCGAGAAGGTGCGATGCATCGCTCAACGCACCCCACCCGTCGGTCAGAAAGTCGTTAGCCGGAAATTTCTCGATCTAGTCTGCTGGCTGCAGCGCCCCTGTTGCCGGGCGAGTCTTGCTCGATACCCCTTCCGAAGAAGGGGATTCCGAATTGCGCTTTCGATAGACGCACTTCAGTTCTTCGCGGCCCCGCGGACGCCCTCGTCGTCGGAGCAGGTAGCGACAACCAGGTTCTGCGCTCTGGATTGCCGCGCAGATGCCGATTGCAGCACACGAGGGACGGCGTTTTTGGTCAGGATCTTCTTGGCCGTCGCCCTCGAGCGCCACCTTGGCAATCTTGCCGACCTCGGTGATGACATGCCGCATGCAGTGCGCAGCGGACGTCTGAATCGTGTAATCCAGCGAAGGAATTCTTCCACGCTAGAGGACGTGGCTTGTCGGCCACACATCCGACTAAACCGAGACGGTGTGTCGGGATTCGCACAGACGCGCCAGCGCCATTTATTCAGCCTGTCGGCCATTGAAGCGGTGTGATCGGCGGATCAGCCCGGCGGTATCCTCCAAGGCCGCCGGGTTTTTTCCGGTCTGCCAGTGGCGAGGGGCTGACGGCGCTGTGTGAGTAGAGGCAAATGGGCTTAGATAATGATCTTCATCTCAAAATTGCTGTCATCGCCCTTGGCGTATTTACGACCGTCTTGGCGATCAGGCTGATAATTTCTTTCTGAGTTTCCCTCAGTGGGTGGTGCTTGCTCGGCCGGACCGATCACGGAACCGCGACTGCAGACTGCATATCCCGCATTAAGATTCTGCGAAAAGGGCATTCGATAATGCTCTTACGGGGCTGTATAAGTCGGTAGCTTCTTCCTCCTATTTGAAGAGGCTATCATGAACATATTGCATACGTGGCTTTCGCAACAGTCGCCCTTCCTCGTCGGCTATTTTGGGACCGCGCTTGTCATCGGCGCCTACGTCCCTCAGATCTGGCGCCTCTTGAGTGAGCAATGCTCCGCCGGAATCAGCGCGCGCGCCTACGCACTATGGATGTTGTCGTCAGCGCTCTTTCTTGGTCATTCGATCACCATAGGCGATTTGGTGTTCATGATGACACAGCTCGTGAACATTGTCGCGCTCGGGGCTATCCTCGTGCTTGCACGGCGGTTCCGTAACCAGGTCTGCGCCGCGCATGCGCGCAAGCTTCACGTTGTACAAGAGTAATTTTCAGGAAACGCACAACGCCAAAATTCGGCCGACATGGCGTCTGTCACTTCTGCGCCAGCTTGATCGGTGAGACGGGCCATTTCCCGGGATGTCCAGCTACGGAAAGACGCAAACCGTGGGCTTCGTCCAAGTGTAATCCTTTGACGGTCCCCGCCTTGCCATCCGTAAGCACGACTGCCTTGCCGATCAATTCTGACTCGGCTTTCTGATACTCCCGCAGGATAACGGCGGCATGCGCTTTAGCTCGAGGCATTGCCTTCAGGCATCTCGTTTTTGGTGCAAACTGCAAACGAGGGGAATTGAGCTGCGTTCCTTGAAACGTCCAGATCAGTACCACGTCTGCACCCAACCGTGCAGACAATCGCACGTCGGGAAAAATAGGAACTTCGCTCACTTATGCCGGTTCTTCCCGCCACATGCCCACCATCTATTTCGACATTCTCAGTGATGCCGACACGATCATCGACGACGAGGGCGTCGAATTGCCGGACACGTGCGTGGCACCTCAGATGGCTCTGGAACTGCTAGGTCAGGCGATTTTAGATGGATCGCGCCGTGGCACTCCGGGCGTGACCAAGGTCGAATTGCGAGATCAGAACGGGCCTTTTCTGCGCGTGTCAGCCGCTGTTGTGATCGAGAAACTGTAGCGAGATCTCGGTGATCGCGCCCCCCAAACGGACATTCATCAATGAGCGATTTTCTACGTCATTCTTCCGCCGATATGTCCGTTTTTCCGGGACGGGACGACCTGCTTAGTAGGACTGAGAAAACCTCGCCGGTCAACGACCGTCGATGGACTGATGGCTATCTGTTGCCAGTCGTATTCTTATGCGTCGCCGGCGCGGCCTCGGTTGTGTGGATCGGCGCCATCGGATGGACCAGTTGGCGGCTGATCAACTGGGTGATTTCATAGCCGTCCCGCAACCATAAGCCGCGGCGCCACCCGGCGGCGAGATCTCGAATTGCTAGCAGTTGCAGCCGGCGCGAACGGCTCGTCTAGGAACGTTGGGCTTCTCCCGCCATTGAAACAGCAAAAGGAAGGACATCATGATCCGCGACCTTTTGCTCCTGCTCGCAGTTCAATCGTGTTGAGCGCATTTATCTGGAGCATCTTCGGAAATTCACAAACACGGTCCGGCACCCGCGAGGTGAAGCATCACTATCCCTGAATGCCGCTCTGGATTTTTTTCAACCGACGTCTGAGTTCATCCGTATATGAGGACCGAACGCTGACGCGTCTGTCGCCCGGTGCCCACTTCAGCGCAGGCAGGCCAGTCTTAAATCTCCTGCGCGCACTCTCGTGCGCCCAGCACGTTCTGCACAGGGTCAGCGGAGGAGGGCTGTCAGGGTAGA includes the following:
- a CDS encoding DUF1326 domain-containing protein, which produces MTPFSRRRLLDIAGSITAASVLSALRPVRVAEAAEEKSTWNVKGLFMEACNCEAMCPCVVGNVPTPGTCGVLLGYHIESGRKGDVALDGLNVVRMNSLPGHMAKGNWRGAFYIDERASPEQREALSAIFSFKPGGAFAAQARLVAEVLGVKFVPITFEGQGRQWKMTIAGIGDADITAIEGFGGKEIRVENLLGRALPHVLAKSTHTAYKDFDLQWEISGKNGFYAPFAFSSA
- a CDS encoding PRC-barrel domain-containing protein, producing the protein MPRAKEHAAAIMREYHKAETELIGRAVVLTDGKAGTVEGLYLDEAHGLRLSIAGHPGKWPVSTIKPVQK
- a CDS encoding Phasin protein, with protein sequence MSKRKLATASKRVRNPKKTARAQRNKQALVRSSRDDLHSVAAAAIERPLKLHNDLKPDAPLREPRVDALPADLSQGMRDSDSTTGIALATSNLQAYQAKLLEIAQDNGQFAFEFGLRLAAIRSPIEFFAVVTEFSRRRIDMFGQHSREIAAYPFWRTEASRKLTTLPGR
- a CDS encoding alpha/beta fold hydrolase; protein product: MSTTETVLLIVLAGLLILLLGNIAFQVAAERKNPPIGIFIECDGVHLHYIERGDAGAPCVVLFHGNGTMIQDLILSGLVDRLAHNYRVICFDRPGFGYSDRPRTRIWTPKTQASLFAMALDQLGVRQPVVLGHSWGTLVAIALALRSGHAVSGLVLASGYYFPTSRMDFWLMSGPALPLLGDLMRYTISPIISWAIMPKLMRTLFAPRAVPPAFKNEFPLSMALRPKQLRAAAEESAFLIPAAAQLQRQYQDIRCPVRIVHGTADRLIEADQSRRLHEALPRSLLHLVENAGHMVTYADPLAIADAVATLALTAPTRIA
- a CDS encoding PQ-loop repeat-containing protein — encoded protein: MNILHTWLSQQSPFLVGYFGTALVIGAYVPQIWRLLSEQCSAGISARAYALWMLSSALFLGHSITIGDLVFMMTQLVNIVALGAILVLARRFRNQVCAAHARKLHVVQE
- a CDS encoding PRC-barrel domain-containing protein produces the protein MPRAKAHAAVILREYQKAESELIGKAVVLTDGKAGTVKGLHLDEAHGLRLSVAGHPGKWPVSPIKLAQK
- a CDS encoding DUF6894 family protein — its product is MPTIYFDILSDADTIIDDEGVELPDTCVAPQMALELLGQAILDGSRRGTPGVTKVELRDQNGPFLRVSAAVVIEKL